A portion of the Ammospiza caudacuta isolate bAmmCau1 chromosome 25, bAmmCau1.pri, whole genome shotgun sequence genome contains these proteins:
- the MYCL gene encoding protein L-Myc: MEFDSYQHYFYDHDALEDFHRSTAPSEDIWKKFELVPTPPLSPLGTPGDKGGCSGPEERPGWLSRYCLAGEEPEYLIGTGQIFGNLSAFILKDCMWSGFSARERLEKAMTEKLSTGTQRATPHKPSFAQDFGLGSSVSECVDPAAVFLCPLAESKIPASSGSEGQSDSEGEEIDVVTVDKRQSLSLRKPVTITLRADPLDPCMKRFHISVHQQQHNYAARSPPEPCPPPECPQQHQEQDEPPSSVEPTPAVPLPEPGLPKPSSSPGSDSEDVAKRKNHNYLERKRRNDLRSRFLALRDQVPGLASCPKTPKVVILSKSSEYLQSLISAERRMAAEKRQLQLRQTQLLKRIAHLKGH, from the exons ATGGAGTTTGACTCGTACCAGCACTACTTCTACGATCACGACGCCCTGGAGGATTTCCACCGCTCCACGGCGCCCAGCGAGGACATCTGGAAGAAGTTCGAGCTGGTGCCCAcgcccccgctgtccccgctgggTACTCCCGGGGACAAGGGGGGATGCTCGGGGCCGGAGGAGCGGCCGGGATGGCTCTCCCGGTACTGCCTGGCCGGGGAAGAGCCGGAGTATCTCATAGGCACGGGGCAGATCTTCGGCAACCTGAGCGCGTTCATCCTCAAGGATTGCATGTGGAGCGGTTTCTCAGCgcgggagaggctggagaaggcGATGACAGAGAAACTTTCCACGGGCACGCAGAGAGCCACGCCGCACAAGCCGTCCTTCGCGCAGGATTTCGGCTTGGGCAGCTCCGTCAGCGAGTGCGTGGATCCCGCCGCCGTGTTCCTCTGCCCGCTGGCCGAGAGCAAGATCCCCGCATCCTCGGGCTCCGAGGGCCAGAGCGACTCCG AAGGTGAAGAGATCGACGTGGTGACGGTGGACAAGAGGCAATCTCTCAGCCTGAGGAAGCCAGTCACCATCACGCTCCGTGCCGACCCCCTGGACCCGTGCATGAAGCGTTTCCACATCTCCgtgcaccagcagcagcacaactaCGCCGCCCGCTCGCCCCCGGAGCCCTGCCCGCCTCCCGAgtgcccccagcagcaccaggagcaggatGAACCCCCCAGCAGCGTGGAGCCGACCCCTGCCGTGCCCCTGCCCGAGCCCGGCTtgcccaaacccagcagcagccccggctcGGACAGCGAGGACGTGGCCAAGAGGAAAAACCACAATTACCTGGAGCGCAAGCGGCGCAACGACCTGCGCTCGCGCTTCCTGGCCCTCAGGGACCAGGTGCCCGGGCTGGCCAGCTGCCCCAAGACCCCCAAAGTGGTGATCCTGAGCAAATCCTCCGAGTACCTGCAGTCCCTCATCAGCGCCGAGAGGAGGATGGCGGCCGAGaagcggcagctgcagctgcgcCAGACCCAGCTGCTCAAACGGATTGCTCACCTTAAGGGGCACTAG